Below is a window of Sulfitobacter sp. BSw21498 DNA.
GTTTAACAGCTATCCCGCAAACGATGGCACACCCCAGTTGCGTGGTGCGATTGCCGGATGGATCAACCGGCGCTACGGCGTGGCGGTGGACGCAGATACGCAGGTCATGCCGCTGAATGGCACCCGCGAAGGGCTGTATAACGCGGTCATGGCCGTGTGTCCGGAAACGAAGAACGGCCAGAAGCCGGCCATTCTGATGCCGAACCCGTTTTATCAAGTCTATATGATCGCCGCGATTTCCGGTGCGGCTGATCCGGTCATGGTTCCCGCGACGCGCGATACCGGCCATTTGCCCGATTTTGCCAATCTGCCCGAAAACGTGTTGAACCGGACCACAGCGGCCTATATTTGTTCGCCTGCCAACCCGCAGGGCGCTGTCGCCACCCGTGACTATTGGGCCGATCTGATCGCCTTGGCTGAAAAATATGATTTCAAGATTTTTGCGGATGAATGCTATTCCGAAATCTACCGCGACACGCCGCCCGTCGGTGCGTTGCAGGTCGCCCAAGAGGTCGGCGCTGATCCGGACCGTGTGGTGATTTTCCATTCGCTGTCAAAGCGGTCGAACTTGCCCGGACTGCGGTCCGGCTTTGCGGCATCAGGTGTCAACACCATGCGCGAGATCAAGCAGCTGCGAAACTATGCCGGTGCGCCGCTGCCGCTGCCCTTGCAAGCGGCCTCTGCTGCGGTGTGGGACGATGAAGCCCATGTGGCCGAGAACCGCGCGCTGTATGTCGAAAAATACGAAGTCGCCGACCGAATTCTGGGTAATGTTCCCGGATACCAAAGCCCCGAGGCAGGGTTCTTTTTGTGGCTGCCGGTCGAGGATGACGAGGCTGCGGCACTGAAACTTTGGCGTGAAACCGGCGTGCGGGTGCTGCCGGGCGGCTATCTGGCGCAAACCGTAAACGGCGAAAACCCCGGTAAACAGTATATTCGGGTGGCGATGGTCGCCCCAAAAGAAGAGACGACGCGCGGGATCGAAGCGATCCGCCGCTGTCTCTATCCAGAGTAAGACGAGGGATCAGAGCAATGGCATATCAGACACGTGGGCGCGACCCTTTGCTAGACACAAACATGGCAGAAGCGATCGAAAAGCGCGGCAAGGAATTGCTGGGACTTGGGTTGATAGCCCTTGGCCTGATGGCCGCGATGATGATTGGCAGCTACACCCCCGATGATCCGAACTGGATGGTTTCGACCGATGCGCCGGTTCAAAACTGGCTGGGCCGCATGGGCGCATCGATCGCGGCACCGCTGTTCATGATCGTGGGCTGGGGCGCGTGGTCTGTTGCGGCAGTCTTGCTGGCGTGGGGCGTACGTTTCGCCCTGCACCGTGGCGAAGAACGCGCAGTTGGCCGGTTGATTTTCGCCCCGATTGGCGTCGCGCTCTGTTCAATCTATGGCGCGACCCTGACGCCGGATGCGGCTTGGCTGCAAACCCACAGCTTTGGCTTGGGCGGGCTGTTCGGTGATACCGTGATGGGGGTCATCCTGACCGTTCTACCCATCGGGTCGACCTTTACGATCAAGCTGATGTCGCTGCTCATGGGCGTATCGATCCTCGTGTTCGGTGCCTTTGTCTTCGGCTTTACCCGACTTGAACTGCAACGCCTGTTCCGCTTCATGCTGGTGGGGCTGATCATGGGCTATGCCGGTTTGATGACCCTCTTGGGACGCGGTGCTTCGGGTGCGGTTTCAGCGGCACAGGGGCTTCAGTCACGTCAGCTGGAACGTCGCGAACGCAACCGCATAGAGGCCGAAGAGAACGCTGAGTTTGCTGCAAGCCAAGGGTATTATAACGATGCGTCGGCCTATGATAATGCGCCTGCACCTGCGCCCAGAACCGGTTTGCTGTCGAAGATGCCGGCACTGGTCAAACGTTCCGATCCGCTGCCCGAACCTGAATTGGTCGAAACATGGGCCGATCCGGAACTGGACGAAGGTCCGAGCGACGATCGCATCAAATCCAAGATCGCCGATGTGATTAAAAGCCGTGTGCGCAAAGGCGGCGGCGTGCACACCCCGTCCACCGCGCCTTTGACACGCGGTCGCGGGCGTGGTCCCGATCCACTGCTGCTGGATACCACAGCGCGGGGTGGCCATCGTGCAGAACCCCCGCTCACCGGCGCTCAGGCCCCCTCCCCTACCCGGGCAGAGCCCCCTTTGAGCGCAAGCCGTAGCCCTTTGATCGCCGAACGGCCTGTGCTTGAGCTGACCCCGTCCGAACCCGACTACGATGCGGATATGGCGGTTCTGGATGATGATCCAATGTTCGACAGCCAGCTGCCTTTGCAAGAGGCAGAGCCCGACACGGCCATGCAGATCCCTGTCGCGCAACCACGCAAAGTGGTGCAGCCGCTGGTCCGCAAACCGGTTCAACCCAGCAAGCAGGCTCAGGTCGAGGCGCAGCCTGCGCTGACCTTTGAGGACACGCATCCCGGGTTCGAGCTGCCCCCTCTGAACCTGTTGGAAAGCCCCGACACGGTTGAACGTCTTCACCTGAGCGATGACGCGCTGGAGGAGAACGCGCGCATGCTGGAAAACGTTCTCGACGACTATGGCGTGAAGGGCGAAATCGTCGCCGTGCGTCCCGGACCGGTTGTCACCATGTACGAACTCGAACCGGCACCGGGCCTCAAGGCGAGCCGTGTGATCGGTCTGGCAGACGATATCGCGCGCTCGATGGCGGCGTTGTCGGCGCGTGTTTCCACCGTGCCGGGCCGCAGCGTGATCGGGATCGAACTGCCCAACGAAAACCGCGAGAAAGTCGTCTTGCGCGAAATTCTGGCTGCCCGTGATTTCGGCGACAGTACCATGCGCTTGCCGCTGGCCCTGGGCAAAGACATTGGCGGGGATCCTATCGTTGCAAACCTTGCCAAGATGCCTCACCTGCTGATTGCGGGGACGACGGGGTCGGGTAAGTCGGTTGCCATCAACACGATGATTCTGTCGCTGCTTTACAAGCTGACACCCCAAGAGTGCCGGATGATCATGATCGACCCCAAGATGTTGGAACTGTCCGTCTATGACGGCATCCCGCACCTGCTGTCCCCTGTTGTGACCGACCCGAAAAAGGCCGTTGTCGCGCTGAAATGGACCGTAGGAGAGATGGAAGAGCGCTATCGCAAGATGTCCAAGATGGGCGTCCGCAACATCGAGGGCTATAACGGCCGCGTGCGCGATGCTTTGGCCAAGGGCGAAATGTTCAGCCGCACCGTTCAGACCGGTTTTGACGATGATACGGGCGAGCCGATCTTTGAGACGGATGAGTTCAAGCCCGAGGCACTGCCCTACATCGTTGTCGTCGTCGACGAGATGGCCGACCTGATGATGGTGGCAGGCAAAGAGATCGAAGCCTGTATCCAGCGTCTTGCTCAAATGGCGCGGGCCTCCGGTATCCACTTGATCATGGCAACACAGCGTCCGTCGGTCGATGTGATCACCGGTACGATCAAGGCGAACTTCCCCACCCGGATTTCCTTTCAAGTGACGTCCAAGATCGACAGCCGCACCATCCTTGGCGAAATGGGGGCGGAACAGCTGCTTGGCATGGGGGACATGCTGTACATGGCAGGCGGGTCCAAGATTGTGCGCTGCCATGGGCCATTCGTCAGCGATGAAGAAGTCGAAGAGATCGTGAACCACCTTAAGGCATACGGCGAACCCGATTATGTATCGGGCGTAGTCGAAGGGCCGTCTGACGACCAAGAGGGCAGCATCGACGCAGTACTAGGTCTTGGCGGGAACACTGACGGCGAAGACGCACAGTATGATACTGCTGTCGCCATCGTTGCAAAGGACCGCAAATGTTCGACGTCGTACATCCAGCGTAAACTGGGCATCGGCTATAACAAGGCGGCACGTCTGGTCGAACAGATGGAGGACGCAGGCCTCGTTTCGCCGGCGAACCATGTGGGCAAACGCGAAATCCTGATACCAGAACAGGGTTAACCGGCAAAATTTATCGGAACGTCATAGCGACGTTGGGGGTTGGCTTGGGAACAGGCCGACCCCTTTTGCGTTTGCGCCGTGTTAAGCGATATCCTGCTGCGTGATATCGTATATCATGATGCGAAACCCTATGTCGAAGGCAAGGCACTGGAATAAAAATAGGAAGACTATGATGCGTTTTGTGACAACCACCGTACTGGCCATAGGCTTGGGGCTCGCGGCTGTGATGCCCGCTGCCGCCGACAAACTGCCGCTGAACGAGATTTCCGGCTATTTGAATAAACTGAAGACCGCCAAGGGCGAATTCACCCAGATCAACGATGACGGATCAATCAGCACGGGCACGATCTATATCAAGCGTCCGGGCAAGGTGCGCTTTGAATATAACGCGCCGGATTCCGGTACTGTTATCGCGGGCAGCAACACCGTCGTCATCTATGACAAGAAATCGAACCAGCCGGCAGAGACATATCCCCTGTCCAAGACCCCGCTGTCGATCATATTGGCGGCGAATGTGAACCTCGGTCAGGCCAAGATGGTCACGGGCCACAGCTATGATGGCACCGCGACCACCGTACGCGCCCAAGATCCCGCGCATCCGGAATACGGTAACATCGAACTAAAGTTCACCGGCAGCCCCGTAGAGCTGCGCCAGTGGATCATCAACGATGGCAATGGCACGCGAACCACGGTCGTTCTGGGTGATCTACAAAAGGGCGGCAGCCTGTCTAACAGCCTGTTTGATGTCGGCAGCCCCGGCAAAACGAACCGCTAAACGAAAAAGGGCCCCCAGCATCAGCGAGGGGCCCTTTCTTTATGCGGTGTCGGGTGGCTTACCAACGTGACAAACGGCACCCTGCGATCTGCTGTTGGTACATATCAGACCGCGCACGTACCTTGCGGGCCACAGCGACCAGCCAAGGTTTGGAATTATAGCTTTGGCGCGCATAGCCGGTGTTGCCTTCGTGGTAGGCAAGATACTGGTTTTCGGCGTCATGCAGCGCGATACCGTTCTTTTCCCGGCTCTTGTTCATATACCAGCCCATGAAATCAGAGGCATCGTTGATCTGGTCCCGCTTGGCGCGAAAACCGCCAGATTCGGCAAGGTATTCATCCCATGTCGCATCAAGCGCTTGGCTATAGCCAAAGGCGCTGGACTGACGGCCCATGGGGATGACGCCGATCACATAGCGAAACGGCGTACGGGCATCCGCAATGAATTTGCTTTCTTGATGGATCGTTGCCATCTGCACATGCACAGGCACACCCCAACGGCGTTCGGCTGCACGGAATGCACGGTAGTATTCTGGGCGCTCTTTGAGAATCGCACATGCATTATCAAGGTCTCGTGGGGCGCTTGTCGGGCCGCCACTACATGATGCCAAAAGCACAGCAATTATCAGGGCGCAAAAGGTTCTGCTCATCGGCCTCTCACATTTTTCGTGTTTTTATTGTCCTTAGTTTATCAGATCAGCCGCCAGACGCCCACCAGAAATTTACCCTAGAAACCCCAGTATGAGCGGTATTTCCACACACCACGGCATGCGCAAAACGACCGGACCGCATATTTGGCAACCTGTATTTCGCCATTGTTTTCAATCCAGAACGGGCGGCCAACGGATGGTGCTGGGCCGGTCTGCTAGGACTAAGGCGTCACGCCATAGGGTCGAGACATCAAAATCCGGCCCTCCGCTTTCAGGACTACACTGGCTGTTCAAACAGATCACAACTGCAATCTGTCCATCGTACATGGGATGCGTTCACGAACTGTTTCCTTGGTTTGGCATGGCAGGATTGGACAAAAGCCCCTTGAAGGGACTACGAACGAACGGTAGGTGCACCGAAGTTATGATAAGAACGCGCGCGAAATATCACTTGGGCCAAATCGTCCGGCACAAAAAACATCCCTTCCGAGGGGTGATTTTTGACGTGGACCCCGAATTTGCCAATACCGAAGAGTGGTACGAGGCGATCCCCGAAGACAGCCGCCCAGAGAAGCACCAGCCGTATTATCACCTGCTCGCCGAAAACGAGCAGAGCTATTATGTGGCCTATGTCTCTGAACAAAACCTCGTGGCTGATTACTCGGGAGAGCCGGTAGACCACCCCGACATCCCCGATCTGTTCGGCCCGTTCACTGACGGTGCCTATCCGCTGCACTTCCAGCTGAACTGAGGCACAGCGCGGATCATCCGCGCCATGCCGCCCTGTTCAATAGCCCAAGGCACATCCGTCCTTGCGTGCATCACTCGCCCCTTCTAGCAACCCGCTATCATGCAGCTTGATTGCCTGCGCACCGCCGATTGCCGTGTCGGGAATCTCGACCTTGTGGCCCATATCTGACAGTTGCGCGCGGACCGCATCGCTATAGCCGCGCTCTACCTTCAGGGTGCCCTTGTCGGAAAACGCGCGCGGCGCATCGATCGCGGACTGCGGGTCCATCCCGAAATCGGTGAGGTTGGAAGCAAACCGCGCGTGGCCGTTGGGCTGATACGCACCGCCCATCACGCCAAAGGGCATAATCACCTTGCCGTCGCGTTTGATCATCCCCGGAATAATCGTGTGCATCGGGCGCTTGCCGCCCTTCAGTTCGTTCGCATGGCCCTGTTCAAGCGTGAAGCCCGCGCCGCGGTTTTGCAGCAGGATGCCGAACTTATCCGACGCGATACCGGACCCGAAGCCGTGGAAAATCGAATAGATCAGCGACACCGACATGCCGTCCTTGTCCACCACGGTGATATAAATCGTGTCCTTATGCACCGCTTCGGACAGGGCGACGGGGTCGGGCATGGCTTTCTTTACATCAATCAAGCCCGCCAGTTGCTTCGCCGTTTCGGGCGCAAGCATATGGGCCAACCGCGCGGTGTGATCAGGGTCGGCCAAAAAGCGGTTGCGTGCATCATACGCCAGTTTGGCGGTTTCCGCCTCTAGGTGCACACGCTCTGCGCCCCACGGGTCCATTGATGCGATGTCGAAATGCGACAGCATGTTCATCATCAACAGCGCGGTGGCCCCTTGACCGTTCGGCGCATGCTCCAGCACCTCGACATCTTGATAACGCGTAGCAATAGGGTCGCCGGGGGTGCAGGCCACGGCGGCGAAATCCTCTGCCGTATGCAGCCCGCCTTGGGCGTTGAGGGACGCGACCATATCTTCGGCAATTTCACCGGAATAGAAAGCATCCCGCCCGTCTTTGGCGACGCGGCGCAGCACCTCTGCTTGGCCAGGCGCACGGAACATGTCGCCGGTCTTGGGGGGCTGGCCACCGGACAGGTAGAAATCACGCGCAGCCTCTTGCAAGGTGTCCGCGTCGTTCCCCCAGTCAAAAGCGACGCGCGGCGCGACGGGCACGCCCTCGTCGGCATAGCGGATCGCTGGGGCAAGAAGCGCATCCAGACCCATGGTGCCGACACTTTCAGACAGGTGGCAAAAGGCGTCGATCGCGCCAGGAACCGTGACGGCATGGGCGCTGCGCAGGGGTACGTTCGTTTCACCGGCGTCACGCAGATGGCTGGCGTCCAGCGCAGCGGGCGCGCGGCCTGAACCGTTCAACGCATGCACTTCTTGGCTGCCCGCGGGCGAATAAAGCACAAAGCAGTCGCCGCCGATCCCCGTCATCTGCGGTTCGCAAATCCCCAACAACACGGCCCCTGCAATCGCGGCGTCCATCGCGTTGCCACCGCGTTCCAGAATGTCGATAGCGGTTTTCGCCGCAAGGGGATGGGACGTGGCGCACATGCCGTTGCGGGCCAAAACAGGGGAACGTCCGGGAAGGTGAAAATCGCGCATTGATGTAGGCCCTCAGTTGCAAAGCATTCGGGCGAGCCTAGCGTGGGCGATATTGCGTGGGCAATCTTTTAAAAAATATTTTGGCAGGAAAATGTGCCTCGGCATTGCGTACTGGGTGGGGGCTATTAAAACGCAACGCCGAGGGAAGCTATATGCAGCTACAAGACCGACATTGCCCGCAAAAATGGGCGGAAATATGAAACCTTTGAGGCGGCAATGCGAAGCTTTCGGAGGCACTGGGGTATCGATGGCCTAACGCTTTACACCGACGAGCAGCAAAGTCGCTCGCCCGTTTGCATCACACTATGTATCAGTTTCACCCCGCGGCAAGAGGTATGCGCAGGGTCAATAGGTTCATATCACCCATGCGAGAATACGCCAGATCGCAGCTCAGCAGCCGGATCAGCCCCCAACCGAACCCACCTTCGGGCAGCACATCTGCGATTTCATGCCGTTTGAACGGCTTTCCAGCGGGAAGGGCGAACCCGGGCATCGGTTTGCCGATATCCGTGATGCGAAGCCGCAGATCATCCGCCGCATATATTCCCCGCACCCCGATCAGCCCTGCTTGCGGCGCGCCTGCATAAGCGTGTTCGACCACGTTATTCAATGTTTCTGCCATCACCAGTTCGATCACCTCCAGGTTCTCTTGGGATAGGCGGTGTCGGGCCACTTCTGCGCGAATATGACCAAGGGCCGCACATACCGCATCGGGGGATGCTTCAAGGGTGACCTCAAAGCCATAGGGTGCGGAGGCCCGTCTCACAGCGTCACCTTGCCGGTACAGGGCGCTCATGCCGTTGCGCGCCCGGCCATGGCTGCATCCATCGTCGGAAAAAGCGAAAAGACGCTGTCCATCCGCGTAAGCCGAAACACCCGGTCCACCGCCGGCGTCAGGCCCGCCAGCGACAACTTACTGCCCGGGGGCAATAGTTTCAGCGTGGCAACAACCGCCCCAAGCCCGCTGGAATCAATAAACGATACCTGCCCCAGATCCAGAATAACGACAGGCGGCGCGTGTTCGACCAAGTCACGCATCGCTTCCTTAAAGGCACGCGCAACGGCGGCATCGATGCGGTCTTCCATGACGGATATGATTTGCAGCTGCCCTTCTGTTCTGGTTGAGAGTTTCATATGGTCATCTCCAAGGTTTCCCTGATGCCTAAATGCATAACGCCGATACCTTACCAAAAGATGATCATTTCCCGGGGAGGGGACGAAATGGAAAAAGTCGTGATAGCAGGTGCCGCGCGGACACCGATGGGCGGTTTTCAGGGGGTTTTTGCCGACCTGACCGCCGCCGATCTGGGGGGGCATGCGATCAAGGCCGCGATGGACGGGGCCGGAACGGACACCGTGGACGAGGTGCTTATGGGCTGCGTTCTGCCTGCGGGGCAGGGACAGGCACCGGCACGGCAGGCGGGGTTCAAGGCGGGTCTGGGTGAGGACGTTCCAGCCACGACACTGAACAAGATGTGCGGCTCTGGCATGAAGGCGGCGATGATTGCCTTTGATCAGATCGCATTGGGGCACACCGGCGTCATGATCGCTGGCGGCATGGAAAGCATGACAAACGCGCCCTACGTCCTGCCCAAGATGCGCAGCGGCGCGCGGCTGGGGCACGGGCAGGTGATCGACCACATGTTCCTTGACGGGCTCGAAGACGCCTATGACAAGGGCCGGCTGATGGGCAGTTTTGCCGAAGACTGCGCAGAGACATTTCAATTCACCCGTGCCGTGCAAGATGACTATGCGCTGGCCTCCCTGTCGCGCGCGCTCGAGGCGCAAAATAGCGGTGCCTTCGACGGGGAGATCGCAGCGCTTAATTTGAAAACGCGCAAGGGCTCCGTGACCGTTTCGGCGGATGAACAGCCCGGCAACGCGCGTCCCGAAAAGATCCCCCAGCTCAAACCTGCCTTCCGCGAAGGCGGCACGGTGACGGCGGCGAACGCGTCCTCTATTTCGGATGGGGCGGCCGCTTTGGTGCTGGCCTCTGAAACCGCGGCCAGGGCCCAAGGGCTGACCGTGCGCGCGCATATCCTTGGCCATGCCAGCCATGCGCAGGCACCGGGGCTTTTCACGACGGCACCGATCCCAGCCGCACAAAAACTGCTGGACCGGTTGGGTTGGCAGAAAGATGACGTCGATCTGTGGGAAGTGAACGAGGCGTTTGCCGTCGTCCCCCTGGCTTTCATGCACGAGATGGGGCTGTCCCATGACATCGTGAACGTGAATGGCGGTGCCTGCGCATTGGGGCACCCCATCGGAGCCTCGGGCGCGCGCATCATCGTCACCCTGCTGAATGCCTTGGAAAAACGCGGGTTGAAACGGGGGATCGCGGCGATATGTATCGGCGGCGGCGAAGGCACGGCGATCGCCATCGAGCGGCCCTGAATTTCCAAATGGACAAAATCCTCGGGGGTCGGGGGGCAGACAGCCCCCCGGTCCGACAGTAACAAAAGGCACTTTTATGCGCGTTGACTATACGACCCTTTCCAAAACCCTACAGGCTTTGACCGAAGGGGAAACCGACAGCGTGGCACTGATGGCCACCGTCGCCTGCGAGGTCCACCATGCCGATGATCGTTTCGACTGGACGGGGTTTTACCGGGTAACAGACCCCGAGCTGTTGAAAATTGGCCCGTATCAGGGCGGGCACGGCTGTCTGGTGATCCCCTTCGCGCGCGGTGTCTGCGGTGCTGCGGCGCGCACTGGCGAAACGCAACTGGTAGAAGATGTGGATGCCTTTCCAGGGCACATCGCCTGCGCCTCTTCCACGCGGTCCGAAATTGTCTTGCCGGTTTGGGACGGCAAAGGGGAGCTGCTGGGTGTCTTCGATATCGACAGCAACCAACCGGCGGCATTTGACCAGACCGATGCAGACGAACTCGCCGATATCCTGAAATCTGTCTTTGCGAACGTCTAGGCCAGTGAACCTGCCCATTGATCAAAGGAAACTCCATGAGCTTTGACGCATGGATCATTTTCGCCCTGTTCTGGGTGGTGTTTGTCACCACGCCGGGGCCGAATGCGGTGAACTGCATCAGCAACGGTATGAACCTGGGCTTTTCGCGGGCCATGGTCGGGGTGTTGGGGATCTTGACGCAAGCGTCTTTGTTTCTGGCGCTGTCTGCAGTCGGTGTGACGGCGCTGCTGACGGCCTCGGCGACAGCGTTCTTTGTGGCCAAGATGATCGGGGCGGGGTTTTTGATCTACCTCGGCGTACGCGGATTGATCATGGCGGGCAAACCCGTGGTGATGGATGACCGTCCCGCCGCGTCCATTTATTGGCGGTCCTTTGCGATTGCGACGATCAATCCGAAATCCGTTGCGGGATACCTTGCGGCCTTCAGCCAGTTCGTGCAGCCGGATGTCCCGATCTGGGATCAGATGATTGTGATTGTGCCCACCGCGCTGACCCTGACCGCAGCCAGCTATACCGGCTTTACCGCGCTTGGTGCCGGACTGGGGCGCGCGGCATTGGGCGCGGTGTTTAACGTCTGGTTCCGCCGCGTGATGGCTGTCAGCTTTATCATCTACGGGGTGCTATTGGGCAGTGCTCATACGCCGACGCTCAAGGGCTGACCACGGCGGGCGCGGCCCGTGAATGCCTTGGGGCCCCGTGTTTCCCTCTGGTCCCTGTGATCCTGCGGGCGTAAGCAGGCCCCAAGGAGACACGATATGCGCAACCCCGATACCCTATCCGCCAACCAGCCCGCCCCGCCCGAAGACACGCCCCAAGGGCTTGCTTTTGCCATCGGGGCCTATGGTCTGTGGGGGTTTTTGCCGCTTTATATGAAGGCCATGGCCCATATTCCTGCGGCTGAAATTGTGGTGCATCGGGTCATCTGGTCCGTCCCCGTGGGCGCGCTGGTATTGATCTTGCTGGGCCGTACCGCCACTCTGCGCGAGGCGTTCAGGTCTCCGCGCACGTTGGCGATGGGCTGCGTCACGGCGACGCTTATTTCGGTCAACTGGGGGATCTACATCTGGGCGGTGAACTCGGGTCACGCGCTGGATGCGGCCTTGGGCTATTATATCAACCCGCTGTTTAGCATTCTGCTGGGGGCGCTGCTGCTGGGGGAACGTCTGTCGCGGCTGCAACTGGCGGCGATTGGGCTGGCGGCGGTGGCCGTTGCGATCCTGACCCTCGATTCAGGCCGTTTCCCTTGGGTTGCCCTCAGCCTGACAGTGACTTTCGGGCTGTACGCACTGGCGAAAAAGCGGCTGCCCATCGGGCCCAACCAAGGCTTCCTGCTTGAGGTGTTGATCCTGCTTGCCCCCGCGCTTGCCTATCTGGTCTATCTGATCATGACAGGGCAGAACCACTTTGGTCAGGGCGTTTCGTTCGATACATGGATGCTGGTGGGCTGCGGCGTGGTCACGGCTGTGCCGTTGATATTCTACGCCAATGGGGCCAAACGGCTGCGGCTGTCTACCATTGGTATTTTGCAATATATCGCCCCCACGATGATCTTCCTATGCGCGGTTCTGGTCTTTGACGAACCCTTCGGGCGGGCACGTATGATTGCGTTTCCATTGATCTGGGCGGCTTTGGTGATCTATTCGATCTCGCTGTTCCAGCAGATGCGTCACAAGCGAGCGTGATCGGGGCGGAGGGCACCTCAGCTGCGGTGCCCTCCGTTTGCTGCGTAGGGGGTTTAGGACAGCGCGTCTTTGAACGCGAGAAAGCTCGGGTCTTTCATCACGCGCGCGTTCATCGCCTCGCGTAGGGCGCCGATGGATTTATAGGGGCGCATCACCACCTCGAATTTGGCGACCAGACCGTCGTCACCCAAGGTGATCAGATCGACGCCAACGGCATCCAGATCTCCGATCTTGCATTGAAACTCCAGCGCCCAATCTGTGCCTTCGCCCATGATCCGGCGGTATTTGAAGTCGCTAAAGACATTGCCAACGTGGCCCAGTACGGCGGCCACTGGGGCGCGACCGGTCCATGTTTTGTAGTAGGTCGGCGGCATAAAGGTGACGTCCTCGGCGAGCAGCGGGGCGATCTTGTCTGACTCTCCCTTGGCGACCACATCAATCATCTGGGTAATAGTAGGGTGCATTCCGGATCCTTTGGTACAGATTGGGTTGAAAAACCACCCTACATCTGAGACGGACACCTATGGAAACAGAATATAATCCGCCCCACGATCCGCTGGTGATCTTGCATGAAGATGCCGAAGTGTTGCTGGTCGATAAACCCGCAGGCTTGCTGTCGGTGCCAGGCAAGGGGCCGCA
It encodes the following:
- a CDS encoding STAS domain-containing protein, which translates into the protein MKLSTRTEGQLQIISVMEDRIDAAVARAFKEAMRDLVEHAPPVVILDLGQVSFIDSSGLGAVVATLKLLPPGSKLSLAGLTPAVDRVFRLTRMDSVFSLFPTMDAAMAGRATA
- a CDS encoding thiolase family protein, giving the protein MEKVVIAGAARTPMGGFQGVFADLTAADLGGHAIKAAMDGAGTDTVDEVLMGCVLPAGQGQAPARQAGFKAGLGEDVPATTLNKMCGSGMKAAMIAFDQIALGHTGVMIAGGMESMTNAPYVLPKMRSGARLGHGQVIDHMFLDGLEDAYDKGRLMGSFAEDCAETFQFTRAVQDDYALASLSRALEAQNSGAFDGEIAALNLKTRKGSVTVSADEQPGNARPEKIPQLKPAFREGGTVTAANASSISDGAAALVLASETAARAQGLTVRAHILGHASHAQAPGLFTTAPIPAAQKLLDRLGWQKDDVDLWEVNEAFAVVPLAFMHEMGLSHDIVNVNGGACALGHPIGASGARIIVTLLNALEKRGLKRGIAAICIGGGEGTAIAIERP
- a CDS encoding GAF domain-containing protein, with translation MRVDYTTLSKTLQALTEGETDSVALMATVACEVHHADDRFDWTGFYRVTDPELLKIGPYQGGHGCLVIPFARGVCGAAARTGETQLVEDVDAFPGHIACASSTRSEIVLPVWDGKGELLGVFDIDSNQPAAFDQTDADELADILKSVFANV
- a CDS encoding LysE family translocator; this encodes MSFDAWIIFALFWVVFVTTPGPNAVNCISNGMNLGFSRAMVGVLGILTQASLFLALSAVGVTALLTASATAFFVAKMIGAGFLIYLGVRGLIMAGKPVVMDDRPAASIYWRSFAIATINPKSVAGYLAAFSQFVQPDVPIWDQMIVIVPTALTLTAASYTGFTALGAGLGRAALGAVFNVWFRRVMAVSFIIYGVLLGSAHTPTLKG
- the rarD gene encoding EamA family transporter RarD, with amino-acid sequence MRNPDTLSANQPAPPEDTPQGLAFAIGAYGLWGFLPLYMKAMAHIPAAEIVVHRVIWSVPVGALVLILLGRTATLREAFRSPRTLAMGCVTATLISVNWGIYIWAVNSGHALDAALGYYINPLFSILLGALLLGERLSRLQLAAIGLAAVAVAILTLDSGRFPWVALSLTVTFGLYALAKKRLPIGPNQGFLLEVLILLAPALAYLVYLIMTGQNHFGQGVSFDTWMLVGCGVVTAVPLIFYANGAKRLRLSTIGILQYIAPTMIFLCAVLVFDEPFGRARMIAFPLIWAALVIYSISLFQQMRHKRA
- a CDS encoding nuclear transport factor 2 family protein, with protein sequence MHPTITQMIDVVAKGESDKIAPLLAEDVTFMPPTYYKTWTGRAPVAAVLGHVGNVFSDFKYRRIMGEGTDWALEFQCKIGDLDAVGVDLITLGDDGLVAKFEVVMRPYKSIGALREAMNARVMKDPSFLAFKDALS